Genomic window (Streptomyces liliiviolaceus):
GGGAACTGGACCTCACCGAGGTGGCGCCCGGCGACCGGGTCCAGGTCGGTGACCTGCTCGTACGGGTCGTCTCCGCTCGGCACGACGGGCGGCGGCTGCCGGTCGGGCCGCATCGCGCGCCCGCCCTCGGCTATGTGATCGAGGGCGAGTCCCGGACGTACTTCGCCGGGGACACCGCGCTGTTCGAGTCGATGGCCGAGGAGGTCGGGCCGGTCGACGTGGCGCTGCTGCCGGTCGGCGGGTGGGGGCCGTATCTGGGCGAGGGGCACCTGGACGCGGGCCGGGCGGCCGACGCGCTGGCCCTGCTGCGGCCCGGCAGCGCTGTGCCGGTGCACTACGGCACGTACTGGCCCATCGGGATGGATTCCGTGCGCCCCCATGAATTCCATGCACCGGGCGCCGAGTTCGTGCGCCTGGCCGCCGAGCGTGCGCCCGGCGTGACCGTGCACCGGCTCTACCAGGGGGAAAGTGTGCGACCCAAGATCGTGGGGTACCGGTCCTCTCCTGGGGACGCACCGGCCGGTCGGGGCGACGACGAGCGGGAGGGCGGAACCCGGTGAGACCTGTGCTCGCCGTCGCGGTCACGACCGTGCCGACTGTGGCCACTCAGCAGGCGATCGGTTATCCGTCGCTGTTCCTGCTGGTGCTGATCGGTGCGCTGGTGCCGGTCATTCCCACGGGGGCGCTGGTGAGTTCGGCGGCCGTGGTGGCCGTCCACCAGGCGGCGCCCTTCTCGATGCTGCTGGTCTTCCTGGTGTCGGCGCTGGCCGCGTTCCTCGGGGACATGGCGCTGTACTGGCTCGGGCGCCGTGGCATGAAGTCGAAGAACGGTTCGCGCTGGCTCGCGGCGATCCGCGACCGCGCGCCCGAGGACCGGCTGGCCCAGGCGCAGGGGAAGCTCGCCGACCACGGGGTCGCGGTGCTGGTGCTGTCCCGGCTGGTGCCCGCGGGGCGCATCCCGGTGATGCTCGCCTGTCTGATGGCGAAGTGGCCGATGCGCCGGTTCGCCCACGGCAACGCGCCGGCGTGCCTCGCGTGGGCCGCGACGTACCAGCTCATCGGGGTGCTGGGCGGGTCCCTGTTCAAGGAACCGTGGGAGGGCGTGCTGGCGGCGGTGCTCCTGACGGTGCTCGTCAGCGTGACCCCGACGCTGTGGCGCCGCCTCCGCAGCGCGACCGCCCGCTAGGGCGCCCCGCCAGGGGCGCGACGACCGGCGCGATCCGCCCCCACCGGGCCCGCGGCGCCCACCCGCCAGCACCCCCTGCTGAGACCGTCCTACACCTGCGGCCCGGTGGGGGCGTGCCGCGCCGATCCCCGCGCCCCTCACGGGGCCCGCAGCCCACAAGCCACCCGACGGGACCGTCCTGCACCCGCGGGTCCGCCGTGGCTGAGCGCGCCGTTCCCCGCGCCCCTAACGGGGCCCGGCCGCACGCGGAGGCCCCGCCCCGCCCCTCAGGGGCGCGGGGAACTGCGCGGCCCGCCCCCACCGGCCCGCAGCGGACAGACAACCGCAAGCCAACCCCCTTGGGTCCGTCGTGGCTAGGCGCGCCATTCCCCGCGCCCCTCAAGGGGCCCGTTAGGGGCGCGGGGAACTGCGCGGCCCGCCCCCGCCCGCCCGCAGGGGACACGCAGCCGCAAGCTTCTCCCCGGTGGGAGACCGTCACGGCAGGATGCGGGAGGCTCCTACCGGGAGGTCCCACAGGGTTTCCCGGGGCAGGCCCGCCGCCTCCCAGGCCGCACGGACGCGCGTGAGCGGTTCCAGGACGGGCTCGGCCGACAGGACGAAGGTCGCCCAGTGCATCGGAGCCATCCGAAGCGCACCGAGGTCCTGGACCGCCCGCACCGCGTCCTCCGGATCGCAGTGCACATCGCTGAGCCACCACCGGGGGTCGTACGCACCGATCGGCAGCAGCGCCAGGTCGATGCCGGGATAACGCGCCCCGATCCGGGCGAACCAGTGCCCGTACCCCGTGTCCCCCGCGAAGTACACCCGTCTGCCGTCGGACGCGGTCAGCACCCAGCCGCCCCACAGCGTGCGGCACGTGTCGTGGAGGCTGCGCTTGGACCAGTGGTGGGCCGGCACGAAGTCCAGGCGGACACCGCGGAGTTCGGCCGCCTCCCACCAGTCCAGCTCCGTCACCCGCGTGAAGCGCCGGCGCCGGAACCAGCGCCCCAGTCCCGCCGGGACGAACACCGGGGTGTCCCGCGGGAGCCGGCGCAGGGTCGGCGCGTCCAGGTGGTCGTAGTGGTTGTGGGAGATGACGACCGCGTCCACCCGCGGCAGCGCGCTCCAGGGCACGCCGACGGGGGTGATCCGGGCGGGAGTTCCGAGGATCTTGCGGGACCAGACCGGGTCGGTGAGCACCGTGAGGCCACCGATCCGGACCACCCAACTGGCGTGCCCCGCCCAGGAGACGGCGACCGTGTCGGAGTCGATCCGGGGCAACGGCTCGGGCGCGTACGGCAGTCGGGGAATGTCGGCGAGCCCCTCCGGCCCCGGCCGCAGCGCCCCCTCGCGCGCGAACCGCGCGAAACCGCTGAGGCCCGGCAGCGGTGCGGTGAGCCGCCCGGCGAAGGACCGGGGCCAGACGCGCCGTTCACCGAGCGGCCGCGGCTCCGCGAGCGGCCCTGCGACATCGGGCGGGGTGGAGGTCGTCGTGGTCGTGGAGGTCGTGGTGGTCGTGGCCGACTCGGACTGCTGCGTCATCGAGGGGACTCCCGTCGCCGAGCGTCATCGTCGTCGCGGAGATCGCCGAAGGTCGATCCCAGCAGACTCAACCTGCTTTTCACATGGGGTAGTTCCAGGGGTTCCGGTGACACAAGAGACGCCATGCGCTCGTCGTCGGTTGTGCCGAGGAACGGCCCGGTGGACAGCCGTACGCGCAGGGCGCCGAGGTCGTCCCCGAAGCGGTGTCCGCCGGGCGCCGGCATGTCCAGCCGGACACTGAGGAAGTCCTCCAGTTCCTGCGCGTCACCGACCCCGAGCGCACCGAGCGCGGACCGCAGCGGACCGAGGTCGGCGTACAGATGGCGTCCCGCCCGGGGCGGCCGGACGAGGGCG
Coding sequences:
- a CDS encoding MBL fold metallo-hydrolase, yielding MTQQSESATTTTTSTTTTTSTPPDVAGPLAEPRPLGERRVWPRSFAGRLTAPLPGLSGFARFAREGALRPGPEGLADIPRLPYAPEPLPRIDSDTVAVSWAGHASWVVRIGGLTVLTDPVWSRKILGTPARITPVGVPWSALPRVDAVVISHNHYDHLDAPTLRRLPRDTPVFVPAGLGRWFRRRRFTRVTELDWWEAAELRGVRLDFVPAHHWSKRSLHDTCRTLWGGWVLTASDGRRVYFAGDTGYGHWFARIGARYPGIDLALLPIGAYDPRWWLSDVHCDPEDAVRAVQDLGALRMAPMHWATFVLSAEPVLEPLTRVRAAWEAAGLPRETLWDLPVGASRILP
- a CDS encoding DedA family protein, translated to MRPVLAVAVTTVPTVATQQAIGYPSLFLLVLIGALVPVIPTGALVSSAAVVAVHQAAPFSMLLVFLVSALAAFLGDMALYWLGRRGMKSKNGSRWLAAIRDRAPEDRLAQAQGKLADHGVAVLVLSRLVPAGRIPVMLACLMAKWPMRRFAHGNAPACLAWAATYQLIGVLGGSLFKEPWEGVLAAVLLTVLVSVTPTLWRRLRSATAR